The Thioalkalivibrio thiocyanodenitrificans ARhD 1 genome window below encodes:
- the dapE gene encoding succinyl-diaminopimelate desuccinylase, with protein sequence MSDTLDLARELIRRRSVTPEDAGCQQLIAERLAPLGFEAHHLRFGEVDNLWLRRGSEGPVLAFAGHTDVVPPGPPEQWSSDPFRPEIRDGLLYGRGAADMKSSIAAFVTACERFLEAHPDHTGSIGLLITSDEEGPSVNGTVKVVEWLESRNDKIDWCLVGEPSSTARLGDVIKNGRRGSLSGHLRVRGQQGHVAYPHLADNPVHRALPALTELAGIEWDRGNEHFPATSFQIAGIQAGTGAENVIPGELAVTFNLRFSTEQTDEGIRARVHQVLDAHDLDYALTWRLSGHPFLTAEGELVEAARAAIREITGHDTELSTAGGTSDGRFIAPTGAQVVELGPVNASIHKIDEHVRVEDLDVLSRVYAEILRRLLGA encoded by the coding sequence ATGTCCGACACCCTCGACCTCGCCCGGGAACTCATCCGCCGCCGCTCCGTTACGCCGGAGGATGCCGGCTGCCAGCAACTCATCGCGGAGCGCCTGGCGCCGCTGGGCTTCGAGGCCCATCATCTGCGCTTCGGGGAGGTGGATAATCTCTGGCTGCGCCGGGGCAGCGAGGGTCCGGTGCTGGCCTTTGCCGGACACACCGACGTCGTGCCTCCGGGGCCGCCGGAACAGTGGTCCTCGGACCCGTTCCGCCCGGAGATCCGGGACGGGCTGCTCTACGGGCGCGGCGCGGCGGACATGAAGAGTTCCATCGCGGCGTTTGTCACCGCCTGCGAACGGTTTCTCGAAGCGCATCCGGATCACACCGGCTCCATCGGCCTGCTCATCACCTCCGACGAGGAAGGCCCGTCCGTCAACGGCACGGTGAAGGTGGTGGAATGGCTGGAATCGAGAAACGACAAGATCGACTGGTGCCTGGTGGGCGAACCCTCCAGCACCGCGCGCCTCGGCGACGTGATCAAGAACGGACGCCGGGGCTCCCTCTCGGGGCACCTGCGGGTACGTGGCCAGCAGGGCCACGTGGCCTATCCCCATCTGGCGGACAACCCGGTGCATCGTGCCCTGCCCGCCCTGACGGAACTGGCGGGCATTGAATGGGACCGCGGCAACGAGCACTTCCCGGCCACCTCCTTCCAGATCGCCGGCATCCAGGCGGGTACAGGGGCGGAGAACGTGATCCCCGGCGAACTGGCGGTGACCTTCAACCTGCGCTTCTCCACGGAACAGACCGACGAGGGCATCCGTGCCCGGGTGCACCAGGTACTGGATGCCCATGACCTGGATTATGCACTCACCTGGCGCCTGTCGGGCCACCCCTTCCTCACCGCCGAGGGGGAACTGGTGGAGGCGGCCCGTGCCGCGATCCGCGAGATCACCGGCCACGACACGGAACTGTCCACCGCCGGCGGCACCTCCGACGGCCGGTTCATCGCACCCACCGGCGCCCAGGTGGTGGAACTGGGGCCCGTGAATGCCAGCATCCACAAGATCGACGAGCACGTGCGGGTCGAGGACCTGGATGTCCTGTCACGTGTCTACGCGGAAATCCTGCGCCGCCTGCTGGGCGCCTGA
- a CDS encoding ArsC family reductase, translated as MTTLYGIRNCDTVKKARRWLDAHGVDYRFHDFRADGLEAKKLDAWIKAVGWEALLNRRGTTWRRLPEGVRDGIDEKHAAALMLEQPTLIRRPVVEHGKQVLVGFDAQALTQCFK; from the coding sequence ATGACCACGCTATACGGCATCAGGAACTGCGACACCGTGAAGAAGGCGCGCAGGTGGCTGGATGCACACGGCGTCGACTACCGCTTCCATGACTTCCGCGCCGACGGCCTGGAGGCGAAGAAACTGGATGCCTGGATAAAGGCCGTGGGCTGGGAGGCGCTGCTCAACCGCCGCGGCACCACCTGGCGCAGGCTGCCCGAGGGCGTGCGCGACGGCATCGACGAGAAGCACGCCGCCGCCCTGATGCTGGAGCAGCCCACCCTCATCAGGCGCCCGGTGGTCGAGCACGGCAAGCAGGTGCTGGTGGGCTTTGACGCCCAGGCGCTCACACAATGCTTCAAATAG